A single region of the Plectropomus leopardus isolate mb unplaced genomic scaffold, YSFRI_Pleo_2.0 unplaced_scaffold17096, whole genome shotgun sequence genome encodes:
- the LOC121964766 gene encoding high choriolytic enzyme 1-like codes for SYVGRINGPQEISLDDRCVHNGIIQHEFIHVLNFWHEQSRSDRDVYVRINLENVLDGYERNFNKRETNNLEVPYDYSSVMHYGPKTFSKNSEDTITPLMSSVEIGQRIGMSENDILKINKLYDC; via the coding sequence TCCTACGTTGGACGAATCAACGGACCTCAGGAGATATCCCTCGATGACAGATGCGTTCATAACGGCATCATTCAGCACGAGTTCATTCATGTGCTCAACTTCTGGCACGAGCAGAGCCGAAGTGACCGCGACGTCTACGTTAGGATCAACCTCGAGAACGTCCTGGATGGATATGAGAGGAACTTCAACAAGCGTGAAACAAACAACCTGGAAGTCCCGTACGATTACTCCTCTGTCATGCATTACGGGCCGAAGACCTTCTCCAAGAATTCAGAAGACACCATCACTCCCCTCATGTCCTCGGTGGAAATCGGCCAGAGGATCGGCATGTCTGAAAACGACATTCTGAAGATCAACAAGCTCTACGACTGCA